In Corallococcus macrosporus, the following are encoded in one genomic region:
- a CDS encoding RNA polymerase sigma factor — protein sequence MEWDDDTLRRFREGTPEVLADVYRAHAEPLARLLKAAAWRGAFTRLRNAMELENTLLETFARAFEPRTRAAYNGTRPYAHFLMGIARNVLLEQSREREMVGRDEAFEGLTESSPEDGGLAELLEDREVEALLAAFKDGLSREEHRLFELRFAEGVAQEEAATALGLTRIQVRRREFGLKSRLLGFLQSKGYLEDLETQGWSFFRRRGTR from the coding sequence ATGGAGTGGGATGACGACACGCTGCGCCGTTTTCGCGAAGGCACCCCGGAGGTGCTGGCGGACGTGTATCGCGCGCACGCGGAGCCGCTCGCTCGCCTGCTCAAGGCGGCCGCATGGCGGGGAGCCTTCACCCGCCTGAGGAACGCGATGGAGTTGGAGAACACGCTGCTGGAGACCTTCGCTCGCGCCTTCGAGCCGCGCACCCGCGCCGCGTACAACGGCACGCGCCCCTATGCCCACTTCCTGATGGGCATCGCGCGCAACGTGCTGCTGGAGCAGTCGCGCGAGCGCGAGATGGTGGGCCGGGACGAAGCCTTCGAGGGACTCACCGAGTCCTCTCCCGAGGACGGCGGACTGGCGGAGCTGCTGGAGGACCGCGAGGTGGAGGCGCTGCTCGCGGCGTTCAAGGATGGGCTGTCGCGCGAGGAGCACCGGCTGTTCGAGCTGCGCTTCGCCGAGGGCGTGGCCCAGGAAGAGGCGGCCACGGCGCTGGGCCTCACGCGCATCCAGGTGCGGCGGCGCGAGTTCGGGTTGAAGTCCAGGCTGCTGGGGTTCCTCCAGTCGAAGGGGTACCTCGAGGACCTGGAGACGCAGGGCTGGAGCTTCTTCAGACGGCGGGGTACGCGATGA
- a CDS encoding anti-sigma factor family protein, whose protein sequence is MSGCDDRRAKQAMAALFEKGRDGLDADGFERLRAHLATCPACQQTYTRLSRVESVMEQRALPQARSALLEQALFARLQPAPARAVVAPERKKWFASPLLMPLSLGAAAAAVALVVVAPSLERPEQGAPEWQARSSAPGVGAWGVRAFCIAPTGTVLAEARPGGTLTCAEGNAVQFSYTAPERVRLSLEGLPRSGGEPLRFFPSEGAAPEVAAGVDVPLPFSTPVQGGWLTGPVPVHARFTDAQGRTVADTQVTLTPR, encoded by the coding sequence ATGAGTGGATGTGACGACCGCCGGGCGAAGCAGGCCATGGCCGCCCTCTTCGAGAAGGGCCGTGACGGGCTGGACGCGGACGGCTTCGAGCGCCTGCGCGCGCACCTGGCCACGTGCCCCGCCTGTCAGCAGACGTACACGCGGCTGTCGCGCGTGGAGTCGGTGATGGAGCAGCGCGCGCTGCCCCAGGCCCGGAGCGCGCTGCTGGAGCAGGCGCTGTTCGCGAGGCTGCAACCGGCCCCGGCTCGGGCCGTGGTGGCACCGGAGCGCAAGAAGTGGTTCGCGTCCCCGCTCCTCATGCCCCTGTCGCTGGGCGCCGCCGCGGCGGCCGTGGCGCTGGTGGTGGTGGCGCCTTCGCTGGAGCGTCCGGAGCAGGGCGCGCCGGAGTGGCAGGCGCGCTCCTCCGCGCCAGGCGTCGGGGCCTGGGGCGTGCGCGCCTTCTGCATCGCGCCCACGGGCACGGTGCTGGCGGAGGCCCGGCCCGGTGGGACGCTGACGTGCGCGGAGGGCAACGCGGTGCAGTTCAGCTACACCGCGCCGGAGCGCGTGCGCCTGTCGCTGGAGGGGCTGCCCCGGTCCGGCGGGGAGCCGCTGCGCTTCTTCCCCAGTGAGGGCGCGGCCCCGGAGGTCGCCGCGGGCGTGGACGTCCCGCTGCCCTTCAGCACGCCCGTGCAGGGCGGGTGGCTGACGGGCCCCGTGCCGGTGCACGCGCGCTTCACGGACGCGCAGGGCCGCACCGTCGCGGACACGCAGGTCACGCTCACGCCCCGCTGA
- a CDS encoding S8 family serine peptidase has protein sequence MKRLMSLGWAAATAAVLGCGASASQEEGSKPEARPAVTSASRSIVTAAATTPSACNALYASSAAQAALSQAVVDPALHTDGSVRTLILSFNTANATGGVLNLDAVLGGLTRTLGGVTQGLGLGNVLALKSLPMVALKAPVTPQLITQLRQELQPLGLLSIYEDKPLQYFLDTSVPYIHADTARTVYGTTGAGIGVGVIDSGLDGTHGDFPNVARNVKVVASPLDVGVGGALYIDTPNSDLTSGHGTHCASIIAGSGARSGGRHQGVAPGAKLLGVGTGDALSILFALEGFAFLMDPDVREAHNVRVISNSWGTSGSHFAPFDPISIATKRAYDLGMVVVFAAGNEGSDPDTLNPYSASPCAISVAAGTSRDTTAAINPLLSQDTPGELAGFSSRGIPGDEFHHPDITLPGVNIVAARALTGTIMQPYLGLDLLHPEPFYAASSGTSMAAPHMSGVAALLLEVNPALNMDGVLAAVQATARPMYATDAAGNTRQLETWEVGAGYADVYAATKLVNDAVGTRYTTQTTALPSWTGTVKTSINLPVVDLSLRAAQHEHPLVVPSGANALRIRTDWGNPAYDLDLYVYGPNGELVATSAEGTSTGEAVTITNPPAGTWRVQLKGFLNVSTQYTGTAEVDRRVPRP, from the coding sequence ATGAAGCGTTTGATGTCGCTGGGTTGGGCCGCCGCCACCGCCGCCGTCCTGGGCTGTGGCGCGAGCGCCTCGCAGGAGGAGGGCTCGAAGCCGGAGGCGCGGCCCGCCGTCACGTCGGCCTCGCGGTCCATCGTCACTGCGGCGGCCACGACTCCCAGTGCCTGCAACGCGCTCTATGCGTCCAGCGCGGCGCAGGCGGCGCTCAGCCAGGCGGTGGTGGATCCGGCGCTGCACACGGACGGCTCCGTGCGCACGCTCATCCTCTCCTTCAACACCGCGAACGCGACGGGCGGGGTGCTGAACCTGGACGCCGTCCTGGGCGGCCTGACGCGGACGCTGGGCGGAGTGACGCAGGGGCTGGGCCTGGGCAACGTGCTGGCGCTCAAGTCGCTGCCCATGGTGGCGCTGAAGGCCCCGGTGACGCCGCAGCTCATCACCCAGCTGCGCCAGGAGTTGCAGCCGCTGGGCCTGCTCTCCATCTACGAGGACAAGCCGCTCCAGTACTTCCTGGACACCAGCGTGCCGTACATCCACGCGGACACCGCGCGCACCGTGTACGGGACGACGGGCGCGGGCATCGGCGTGGGCGTCATCGACTCCGGCCTGGACGGCACGCACGGCGACTTCCCCAACGTGGCGCGCAACGTGAAGGTCGTCGCGTCCCCGCTGGATGTCGGCGTGGGCGGCGCGCTGTACATCGACACGCCGAACAGCGACCTGACCAGCGGCCACGGCACGCACTGCGCCAGCATCATCGCCGGCTCGGGTGCGCGCTCGGGCGGCAGGCACCAGGGCGTGGCCCCTGGCGCGAAGCTGCTGGGCGTGGGCACCGGTGACGCGCTGAGCATCCTGTTCGCGCTGGAGGGCTTCGCCTTCCTGATGGACCCCGACGTCCGCGAAGCGCACAACGTGCGCGTCATCTCCAACTCGTGGGGCACCAGCGGCAGCCACTTCGCGCCGTTCGACCCCATCTCCATCGCGACGAAGCGAGCCTACGACCTGGGCATGGTGGTGGTGTTCGCCGCGGGCAACGAGGGCTCCGACCCGGACACGCTGAATCCCTACAGCGCCTCGCCGTGCGCCATCTCCGTCGCGGCCGGCACGTCGCGCGACACCACGGCGGCCATCAACCCGCTGCTCAGCCAGGACACGCCGGGCGAGCTGGCGGGCTTCTCCAGCCGCGGCATCCCGGGCGACGAGTTCCACCACCCGGACATTACGCTGCCCGGCGTGAACATCGTGGCGGCGCGCGCGCTCACCGGCACCATCATGCAGCCGTACCTGGGCCTGGACCTCCTTCACCCGGAGCCGTTCTACGCGGCCAGCTCCGGCACCTCGATGGCCGCGCCGCACATGTCTGGCGTCGCCGCGCTGCTCCTGGAGGTGAACCCCGCACTCAACATGGACGGCGTGCTCGCGGCGGTGCAGGCCACGGCGCGGCCCATGTACGCGACGGACGCGGCGGGCAACACGCGCCAGTTGGAGACGTGGGAGGTGGGCGCGGGCTACGCGGACGTCTACGCGGCGACGAAGCTGGTGAATGACGCCGTGGGCACCCGCTACACCACGCAGACCACCGCCCTTCCCAGCTGGACGGGCACGGTGAAGACGAGCATCAACCTCCCGGTGGTGGACCTGTCCCTGCGCGCCGCGCAGCACGAACACCCGCTGGTGGTGCCCTCGGGCGCCAACGCCCTGCGCATCCGGACGGACTGGGGCAACCCTGCCTACGACCTGGACCTGTATGTCTATGGCCCCAACGGGGAGCTCGTCGCGACCAGCGCCGAGGGCACCTCCACCGGTGAGGCCGTCACCATCACGAACCCTCCCGCCGGCACCTGGCGCGTTCAGCTCAAGGGCTTCCTGAACGTGTCCACGCAGTACACCGGCACCGCGGAAGTGGACCGCCGCGTCCCGCGTCCGTAG
- a CDS encoding 1-acyl-sn-glycerol-3-phosphate acyltransferase: MFYACVRAVVALALRLFYRVRVNAPGEAPSGPVLFVGNHPNGLIDPALVFILTRRQVTFMAKAPLFKLPVIGWLLKGLDALPVYRKQDDPTQMGRNEGTLEAAKGALVQGRAITIFPEGKSHSEPELAELKTGAARIALNAAREGAPVRIVPVGLTYAEKNLFRSEVLIEQGAPIDVTAFLPKDAAAEQDAVRALTERVAEGLRAVTLNLEQWEDLPVVQVAEQLYAFRQGGTLDAERLRLWARGVRLFRTQEPERYERLRQHLSSFGHRMALVQASRPEELSVEYRPGNVVPFAVKTLLRLVFGLPLFALGLALFCIPYPLPRMAARRAELDVQATVKFLTAVVVSVVWWWGLTAVAAVWGGWAWGLGTFVLIPPLALFTLSFAERWDEIRHDLELFFTLGNRKRLKARLLTEGERLASEVERLAEEYRPKLDAPGAAPVAR, translated from the coding sequence GTGTTCTACGCGTGTGTGCGGGCGGTGGTGGCGCTGGCGCTGCGGCTCTTCTACCGGGTGAGGGTGAATGCCCCGGGTGAAGCGCCCTCGGGGCCGGTGCTCTTCGTGGGCAACCATCCGAACGGGCTCATCGACCCGGCGCTGGTGTTCATCCTCACGCGGCGCCAGGTGACGTTCATGGCCAAGGCGCCGCTGTTCAAGCTGCCCGTCATCGGCTGGCTCTTGAAGGGGCTGGACGCGCTGCCGGTGTACCGCAAGCAGGATGACCCGACGCAGATGGGCCGCAACGAGGGCACGCTGGAGGCGGCGAAGGGCGCGCTCGTGCAGGGGCGGGCCATCACCATCTTTCCGGAGGGCAAGAGCCACTCGGAGCCGGAGCTGGCGGAGCTGAAGACGGGCGCGGCGCGCATCGCGCTCAACGCCGCGCGCGAGGGTGCCCCGGTGCGCATCGTCCCGGTGGGGCTCACCTACGCGGAGAAGAACCTCTTCCGCAGCGAGGTGCTCATCGAGCAGGGCGCGCCCATCGACGTGACGGCCTTCCTGCCGAAGGACGCGGCGGCGGAGCAGGACGCGGTGCGAGCGCTGACGGAGCGGGTGGCGGAGGGCCTGCGCGCGGTGACGCTGAACCTGGAGCAGTGGGAGGACCTGCCGGTGGTGCAGGTGGCGGAGCAGCTCTACGCCTTCCGCCAGGGCGGCACGCTGGACGCGGAGCGGCTGCGGCTGTGGGCGCGCGGGGTGCGGCTGTTCCGGACGCAGGAGCCGGAGCGCTACGAGCGCCTGCGGCAGCACCTGTCCTCGTTCGGCCACCGGATGGCGCTGGTGCAGGCCTCGCGGCCGGAGGAGCTGTCCGTGGAGTACCGCCCGGGCAACGTGGTGCCCTTCGCGGTGAAGACGCTCCTGCGGCTGGTGTTCGGGCTGCCGCTGTTCGCGCTGGGGCTGGCGCTGTTCTGCATTCCGTATCCGCTGCCCCGGATGGCGGCGCGGCGCGCGGAGCTGGACGTGCAGGCCACGGTGAAGTTCCTCACCGCGGTGGTGGTGTCCGTCGTCTGGTGGTGGGGGCTCACGGCGGTCGCGGCGGTGTGGGGCGGGTGGGCGTGGGGGCTGGGGACCTTCGTGCTGATTCCGCCGCTGGCGCTGTTCACGCTGTCGTTCGCGGAGCGCTGGGACGAAATCCGCCACGACCTGGAGCTCTTCTTCACGCTGGGCAACCGGAAGCGGCTGAAGGCCCGGCTGCTCACGGAAGGGGAGCGGCTGGCGAGCGAGGTGGAGCGGCTGGCGGAAGAGTACCGGCCGAAGCTCGACGCGCCCGGTGCTGCGCCCGTCGCCCGGTAG
- a CDS encoding NAD(P)/FAD-dependent oxidoreductase, which produces MAAYDVVIVGGGPGGLNAALYLGRGRKRVLLCDAGTPRNAAAEHMHGFGSRDGIPPPEFRRISREQLKAYPNVEVRDTRVGSVEKHAGGFRVALGDGTSVDARRLLLAMGVVDVMMDIPGYKELWGPSIFQCPYCHGWEVQDQPFAMLAKNPQYLDGAPIIQNWSRDLIVFTHGAFEVPPEQREKLQALGIPLEERKIRALHGKNGRLSEVELEDGTRIARSIMFSAPPQRQHELVTRLGLELDDLGYVKVNPTGETSVPGIVAVGDMTTPMQAAIAAASAGTIAAAMMNHALILEDADRRYTEVTGKPAPSRQKAH; this is translated from the coding sequence ATGGCGGCATACGACGTGGTCATCGTGGGAGGCGGCCCCGGCGGGCTCAACGCGGCGCTGTATCTGGGACGTGGGCGCAAGCGGGTGCTGCTCTGCGACGCGGGCACGCCGCGCAACGCGGCGGCGGAGCACATGCACGGCTTCGGTTCGCGCGACGGCATCCCGCCGCCGGAGTTCCGGCGCATCAGCCGCGAGCAGTTGAAGGCCTATCCCAATGTGGAGGTGCGCGACACGCGCGTGGGATCCGTGGAGAAGCACGCGGGCGGCTTCCGCGTGGCACTGGGTGACGGCACCTCGGTGGACGCCCGGCGCCTTCTGCTGGCGATGGGCGTGGTGGACGTGATGATGGACATTCCCGGCTACAAGGAGCTGTGGGGGCCCAGCATCTTCCAGTGTCCCTACTGTCACGGCTGGGAGGTCCAGGACCAACCCTTCGCCATGCTGGCGAAGAACCCGCAGTACCTGGACGGCGCGCCCATCATCCAGAACTGGTCCCGGGACCTCATCGTCTTCACCCACGGCGCCTTCGAGGTGCCGCCGGAGCAGCGTGAAAAACTCCAGGCCCTGGGCATCCCGCTGGAGGAACGGAAGATCCGCGCGCTGCACGGCAAGAACGGGCGCCTGTCGGAGGTGGAACTGGAGGACGGGACGCGCATCGCCCGGAGCATCATGTTCTCCGCGCCGCCGCAGCGGCAGCATGAGCTGGTGACGCGGCTGGGGCTGGAGCTGGACGACCTGGGCTACGTGAAAGTGAACCCCACGGGTGAGACGTCCGTGCCGGGCATCGTCGCGGTGGGCGACATGACGACGCCGATGCAGGCCGCCATCGCCGCCGCCAGCGCGGGCACCATCGCCGCGGCGATGATGAACCACGCGCTCATCCTGGAGGACGCGGACCGCCGCTACACGGAGGTGACGGGGAAGCCCGCGCCCTCGCGGCAGAAGGCGCACTGA